The sequence CGTCGACCTCGATGGCGATGCCGTGCGCTTTTTCAAGGGCTTCGAAGGCATCGAGGATCGTTTTGCGGCGGTCGTCGGCGAAGAGCGTGACCGCGCCCGATTCGAGCAGTCCGAAGTACTGCTTCTCGTCCGCGACCATCTGCGGTTCGAAGCTGTGCATGCGGTGCACGTAGGTGACCGGGGCGCTCTTGACGTTGAAGAGGGTCATGTCGACGCTCTCGCCCTCCATCATGACGTTGACCCAGCGGATCGGGCGGATAAAGCTCTCTTCGAGCGCGCCCCAGCGCATGGACTTGCCGAAGCTGAGACTTTTCAGCCACTGCGAGAGCATCCCCTCGAGCAGTGCCTTTGAGGGCTGGCCCTTGATCTCTTTTTTATAGTAGAGGACCTCTTTGCCGCCCTTCTCCGCGCGGCCGACCTCGTCCAGCGAGACGCCGCATTTGCGCGCGAACCCTTCCGCCGCCGGCGTCGCTTTGCCGTCTTTGTAGGCGATGGCAATAGGCGCTCCGAAAAGCTCCTCGGTCGTGTCGTCCTGGGCGGTCTTGAACTCGCGGTGCCACAGCACGAGGCGGCGCGGTGTGTAGTAGAACTCGAACTCGCACATCAGCGCATTGTCCTCGAGCACTTTCGCCCACTTCTTCTCGATGTTTGCAAGCTCGCCCAGCAGCGGTACCGCCGGCAGCTCCTCTACCCCGATTTCGATCAATAGTGTCTTCAGCATATCTATCCCGTCGAATAAAAAGTATCGCGATTTTAGCGCGTGGCAGGTTAAAAGCGGATGATAGCCCCCGCCCCCGGGGGCCATTGCCGCTTAAATCGGCACGCCCCCTCCGAATTTTTACGCAGGTACCCTATAATAGCACCATATTTCGCCCCGCATTAAAGGCCTGGACCCATGCTCGATTTTCTCTCCGCGTTCCGCAGCACCGTTATAGGTACGACAGACGCCGACGGTTTCCCCTTCGCCTCCTACGCCCCCTTCGTCCGCGACGATCACCGCTACTACGTCTTTATCAGCGACATCGCACGCCATGCGGCCAACCTCCGCCGGGAGGGGCGCGCTTCGCTCTTCTTTATAGAGGATGAGTGCAACGCCGAAAACCTCTTTGCACGCAAACGGGTTTCGCTGCAGTGCGAAACGCGCATCGTCCCCCGCGAAGACGAGCGTTTCGATGCCGTCATGTCCCGTTTCATGAAGACCTTCAGCCCCGGGATGATCTCAGGCCTGATGCAGATGCAGGACTTCCACCTCCACGAGTTCACCCCCGTCGGCGGGGAGGCGGTCTTCGGTTTCGGCGAAGCCTACACCCTCGGCGGGGAGCACATGGAGACCCTGCTTCCGCGCCGCGGCGGCGGGCATAAAAAGGGGTGAATCACGCTATGCTGTCAGTAAACGCAAAGGGGTAGGATGAATTTCGACTGGCTGCAGCTGCTCTTCTTTCACACCTTCGTCATCCTCGGCGAACTGATGGTCATCGCCTCACTGCTGCACATGATCTACCAGCGGCGTACCCCGTCGAGCATGATGGCATGGATGCTCGCCATCGTGCTGCTGCCCTACCTTGCCGTCCCCCTCTACTTCGTCCTGGGATCGCGCAAGCGCCGCTCGCGCTACCTCAAGACGGCCTTCGACATGCGCGAGACCGAAGCCGCCGTCACCCAGGCCAACCCCATCGACGGCATCCTGCGCAACAACGGCATCCCCGGGGCGACCTCCGGCAACCGTTTCACCATGCTCTTCGAGGGGACCGAGGCTTACAGTGCCCTCCTGGAGCAGATCCGCACGGCCCGGGAGAGCATCTGGCTGAGCACCTACGTCTTCAAGCATGACGCCGTGACCGCTGCACTGGCCGAAGCGCTCATCGCCAAACGGCGCGAAGGGGTCGAGGTGAAGCTCCTCATCGACGCCCTGGGGTCATGGCCGCTCTATTTCTGGCAGTTTCCCCTCGGCGCCCTGCGCAAAGCGGGGGTCGAGGTCTGCTTTTTCATGCCGATCCTGCGGATGCCCTTTCGCAACTACATCAACCTCCGCAACCACCGCAAGATCTACCTGTTCGACCGCACGACGGTACTGACCGGCGGGATGAACCTCTCCGGCGAATACATGGGGCCGCTGCCTGACGCCAAACGGTGGGAGGACCTGCTCTTTCGTATCGAGGGGCCGGCGGCCTACCACTACGCGGAGATCTTCGCCGCCGACTGGGCCTACGCCGCCGAAGCGCCGCCCCCAGTACCGGGAACCCCCGTCCATACCGACGGCGACGCCTACGTGCAGGTCGTCCCCTCCGGTCCCGACGTGCCGGGCGACGCCCTCTTCGAGGCACTCCTCAGCGCCGTCTACGCCGCCCGCGAACGGATCTGGATCGTCACGCCCTATTTCGTCCCAGACGCTTCGCTGATGCAGGCGCTGACCATTGCCAACACCAAGGGGGTCGACGTCAAGCTCATCACTCCGCGCGAATCCAACCACCTCCTCGCCGATCTCGCCCGCAGCAGCTACATGCGCGAACTCGAAGAGGCCGGTATCCATGTCGCCCTCTACGAAGGCACGATGCTCCACGCAAAAGCGATCCTTTTCGACGATCTCGGCGCCATGCTGGGATCGGTCAATATCGACAACCGCAGCCTGCTGCTCAACTACGAAGTCGTCAGTTTCGCCTACTCCGAACGCATCATCAGCGAGACGGAATCGTGGATGGAAAAGCTGATGAAACGTTCGACCGTCAGCATCCGTCCCGCCGGGCGTTTTCGGCGGCTCGGCGAGAACCTGATGCGCCTCATCGCACCGCAACTGTAGCCCGGTTTTTCCGGGCCCTTAGGGATTTATTAAATCAGATATAATTTCTCTTATTTATGTTTTATTAAATCTTTGCAGGTGTACAATGCACGCGTAAATCAAAAACAGAAGGAAATGCCATGCCAACTATCAACCGCTATGTCGACATCGACACTGTCGAGCGCGAAGCAAAAAAAGACTACATCGACCGCCACTCTCCGTTCATCCACTGTGCTGCAACGGCGAAAAAAGGTGAAAAGTTCCCGGTCACGGTCAAAATGGGTAACGAGTATACGCACCCGGACGATCCGGACCACTTCATCGAAAGCATCCGCCTCTTCAACGGCGAAACGCTCCTCGGTGAAGCGTCTTTCACTTCCGGTATGCTCGGCGGCCAGGATATGAAAGGTCACGCAGAAGTGACTTTCAACATTATCCCGAGCAAAAAGATGAAGCTGGTTGCGCAGGCTTACTGTACAAAACACGGCCTCTGGGAAAACGAGCCGGTCGAAGTCACAGTCGAAGACTGATTTCCCTCTCCCGCCGCGCCTTTGCGGCGGTTTTTTTATAATCCCCTTTTAACACCGCATTCACTATACTCTGATTCATGAAATCGTACCAGAACGCTGCACTTCTGCAGAACCTTTACCGGCTCAAAGCCCTGGGATTCGACTACTGCGACCCGGTCATCGTCAACCCGCGCGGCGCCCCAGGAGAGCTTCCCAACGACCTCGCTGCCCTGCAACGCATCGCCAGCAGCTGCCACCTCTGCGACCTGGCCAAGATCCGTCGCCAGAGTATGGCCGGTACGGGCAGCGGCAGTGCGGAGCTGATGATCATCGACGCCTACGTCTCCATGGCGCAGGACGAGAGCGGGGACTACTTCGCCGGCCGTTCCGGCGCGTCGCTGGAGAGCATGATCACCAACGTCCTGGGACTCGACCCCGCCGCGGTCTACCTGACCCATGCCGTCAAGTGCAAGGGGGCCGGAACCCAGAAACCGACGGCGTCGGAGTGCAGCAGCTGCAAGCCCTACTGGCGCAAAGAGATCGAACTCGTCCGCCCGAAGGTCATCGTCACCCTCGGCCCCGACGCCTACAGCATCGTCACCGACGACAGCACCCCTTTCGAGCAGGTGCGCGGGCACAAGATCGACTATGACAAAGGCACCCTGCTCGTGCCGCTGTACCACCCGCAGTACCTGCTGCGCAACCCGTCGCTCAAGAAAGTGACGTTTTTTGACCTCCAAAACATCAAGGCCGCCCTGTGAGAACCCTTCTGATCGCTCTTCTACTGCTTCCCGCGCTGCTTTTTGCCCGCAGCGGTGTCGTCTCCGGCATTCCCCTGCCCAAGACCTACGTGCTCAACCTCGACCCCTACGAGTGCGATACCGACTGCCTCGAGGATCTCGTCGAACACGAGCAGTTCTTCTCCCTGCTCGCACAGATGCCCGAGCCGGTCGAGGACGAGGCCCTGAACGAACAGCGCCTGATCTATGTCGCCCTTTTCAACATCGACGGCGCCGTGATCGGGACCGGGGTGCGTTTTGCGCTGCTGCTGCCCGAGCGGGTCATCGGCCGCTACGCCGCATCGACGACGAACAGCGTGCTCGCCTACCTGCTTGGCAAGAACCGTGATTTCGAGCTCAAGACCTTCAATATCGGCGGCGAAAGCCCCGATGAGATCCGCACCGGCCTCTCCGCCGTCTCGCAGGAGCATTTCCACTACGTGATCGCCCCCTTTACCAAACAGGGTGCCGATACGCTGGTGCAGATGCGCCCGCGCTGCAACGTCTATGTGCCCACGGTCAACGTCGCCGACGTGAACGCCACCGAGCTTGAAGAGAGCGGCGGACGTTTCTACTTCGGCGGGATCAACTACAAAGAGCAGATCGGGAAACTGCTGGAGAACGCCACGCCGCCGCTGGTCATCTTCTATGATCAGTCCGCCCTGGGCGAAGAGCTCAAAAGCGCGGCCGAAAGCGCCTACCTCGAGCGTTTCGCAGACGAAGACCCCCGCAGTTTCGATGCGGCCGGCCGTACCATCTACGCCTACCCCATCGACAAGCGGACGACCAACCTGAAACACATTCTCGATCAGAATGAAAAACTCCAGCACGGTACGTTCCTGCTCAACACGCCGCTGGTCAAAAGCGCGATGATCATGTCCCAGCTGACCCTCTACGATGCCAACGCCACACAGGTGCTTGCAACGCAGATCGGCTACAACTCCATGCTCTTCGACATCACCCAGCCGCAGGACCGCGAAAACATGCTCGTCGCCAACTCCATCGGGGCGCAGAACGGGGTGCTCGTCGAGAGCAATAAACTGCTGCAGAACGATATCGAGTACGACTGGATCAACTACGCGACGACGCTGGGGATTGACTATTTCTACTCGCTGGCCGCGGGATCGCCGCGTGAGTATACTGTACCTATCGAGGATAACCAGGTGGCCTACCCTGTGACGATCTACCGCGCAGGGATTTCGCGCTTTTCAGCGCTTGGAGAGGAGGAGGAGTCTCCGTTCGACTCACTCTTCTAGCAGCGCCTTCAGTTTTTCCTTCCTGGCGGCATCGAGCCGCCCGATACGCCCGTCGGTCATGAGGTAGACAAGCTGCACGTCGAGGGTAAAGAGCAGTTCGTCACCGCGCCGCACCTTCTGATGCATCTGCAGCCCCGTGCCCCTTACAGACACCACTTCCACAGAGACCTCCAGCAGATCGCCCAGCACCGCCGAACCGAGATAGTCCGCTTCGATATGGCGCACGACAAAGTGCCCCCCTTCAAACAGCGGTGATTCCCCCTTACTGAAGAAGAGCTCGCTGCGGGCGCGTTCGCAGAATTTCAGGTAGTTGGCGTAGTAGACGACGCCGCCCGTGTCCGTGTCTTCGTAATAGACGCGAATCGTCATCGGCACTTACTTGTACATCAGTTCGTAGTATTCGTGTGCCATCCGGCCCGAGTCGAACTTCGGGATGACGTCCGCCATCGCCCGTTTCATCATGTGCGTCCACTGTTCGGGGTGGTCGTAATAGAGCGGGATGATCTGGTCTTCGAGCATATCCATAAGGTTTTTGTTGTCTTCGCGGTCCTGCTCCTCTGTCGGGGTGCTGTGGTCGATCGGCGGGATGGTAAAGGCATTCATCCCGTTGATGGCGAACTCGGGGTGCCACCCGTCGTCCGTGGAGAGGTGCAGCGTGCCGTTCATGCTCGCGCTCATCCCGCTCGTACCGCTCGCTTCGCGTGAAACGCGCGGCGTGTTCAGCCAGATATCGCTCCCCTTTTTGAGGATCGCGGAGAGTTCCAGCTCGTACCCGGCCAGGACGGCCATGCGCTTGAACTGGTGGCTGATGTGGATCAGCTCGTTGAAGAGGTTGACCGCACTGGTGTCGAAGGGGTACGGCTTTCCGGCCCAGATGACCTGGATAGGGTGTTCCGTCCGTTCGATCAGCGCTTTGAAACGTTCAAAATCGAGCTTGAGGAGCCCCGGGCGCTTGTACTCGGCGAAACGGCGTGCCCAGACGATGGTGAGCACATCCGGGTCGAACATCTTGCCGGTCTGGTCGGCGACGATGTTGAAGAGCTGGCGCTTGAGGTGCTTTTTGCGGGCCAGCAGTTCATAATCCTCGTGGCTGTCCAGGGCGGCCTGCATCCCCTTGTCCGTCCAGTAGCGGCGGTTCTGGGCGTTGGTGATGGAGATGATCTCCGAACGCCCCTCGCAGTCCGCCCACATGCGGTTCGCCACCTCCCCGTGGAACTTGGAGACGGCGTTGGTGATCTTCGAGGCGCGCAGGGCGCCCACGGTCAGGTTGAAGTTCTCCCCCTGCTCTCCCGTGACCTGGCGGACCTCTTCGAGCGAGAGGCCGTTAAAGAAGCCGAAGCGGTGCAGCAGGTGGAGATTGTGCTCCTCGTTGCCGGCGGCTTCGGGCGTGTGTGTCGTGAAGGCGACATGCTGTTTCAGCTCTTCGAGCGTACCGTAGCGTTTATAGAGTTCGTAGGCCAGCGGGAGGGCATGCCCCTCGTTGAGATGGTAGATATCCACGCTGTGTTTGAGGGACTCCAGGACTTTGACGCCGCCGATTCCCAATACGATCTCCTGGGAGATACGCGTCTCCTCGTTGGCGTCGTAGAGTTTATGGGTGATGGTACGCGCAAGGAAGTCGTTCTCCGGAATGTCCGTCGAAAGCAGGACCACCGGGGCCGACGAGAAGATATCCGGCGGGAGGTAGTACGCCTTGATATGGACTTCCTGCCCGTGGATCTTCACCGTGGCACGGATACCGAGGTCTTTGAGGAAGTAGTAGTGCTTGCGGATAAAGTTGATCTTGAGGCTGCGGTCCTCGTGCCGCCCCTGGTCATAGTAGCCGTAGCTCCACAAAATACCCACACCGACCATGTTCTGGCGCAGGTCGTAGGCGCTGCGCATGTGTGAACCCGCCAGGAACCCCAGGCCGCCCGAATAGATTTTCAGGGCCTGGTGGATGGCGAACTCCATGGAGAAGTAGGCAACGGGTTTGGCGTACTTTGGGTCGAAGTCGTAATCATGCAGGATCATTGCGATCAGCCTTTGTCTGTAAATGTTTCATAGAGGATCACCTTGCCGAGCTCGACGCCCGGCTGGTCGTAGGTATTGACCAGCAGCATTGCACCGACGAGGGATGTCAGCAGTTCATAGTAGATGATCATGGCACCGACGCTCGGCGCATCGATGGTTTCGATGACGATCCCGTCTGTCGGCACGCCGCTGCGCACGAGGCTTTCGCGGGTGGCGGCGCACTGGGCGTTGATAAGGGTGTTGAAGCTCTTGCCGTTGATAAAGTCAGTCTTTTCGATATGCTTGAGCGAGATCTCGGGGATCGTGAGCGGTACGCCGAAATCCTCGATGCTGATAAAGGTGACCGTCTTGTCCTTCGGCCCTTCGATCAGCAGCTGCAGGAAGGAGTGCTGGTCCACCGAACCGATGAGCCCCACCGGCGTCATGCCGACGTGCGATCCCATCGCGTCGATCTTGCCCAGGGATTCGCCCCAGAGCTGCACGTACCACTTGGTAAAGTTCTCCAGGTCGTTGGCGTAGGAGAAGAGGACGTTGATGCTCTGTTCTCTCTCATGCTCGTAGAGAAAGCACGCCTTCTCCAGCAGGTGCTGCTCTTTGCCCCCGAAGAAGGAGCCGAGGAAACTGCCCGCCCCCTCCAGCAGCGCCGCCGTGTCGTAGCCGGCCAGCGTCAGCGGGATGATCCCCACCGCGCTGAGCACGGAGAAGCGGCCGCCGACGTTGTCGGGAATGTTGTACTGGCCCAGGCCGTAGGCGTCGCCGAACTGCGAGAGGCCGGAGCCTTTGTCCGTAATGACGATGATCCGCTCGCGGTCCGCACCCTCAAGCTCCAGGCCGAAATGCGCAATGAGCGTTTTGAAAATGGAGGTCGTCTCGATCGTGCCGCCGGATTTGGAGATCACGATGAAGAGGGTCTTCTCCTTCGTCAGCTTCGCCATCGTGCGCGTGATGTCGATGGGGTCGGAGTTCTCGAAAAAGTGCAGTGCGCGCTTTTTCGTTCCCCGGGACGCCAGCAGCGAATCCACCGCCTTGATCCCCAGCGAGGAGCCGCCGATACCGATGACGGCGATGTCCGTAACCGCTCCCGATGCCAGCAGGCTGTTCTGCGTCTCCAGCGCTTTGGCCGCTTCCACCAGCGACTGGGAACCTTCGGGCAGGTCATAATAACCGATGCGCCCCTTATGCTCTTCGGTCACGACGGCAAACGCCTCCTCCATGACACGATGCTGTGCCTCCGAACCCTCAAACGTAAAATCGCGATCAAAACGTAACATTGTCATCCCCTCATAATTGTTAATTTTATATCAGTATAGCCCTGTTCCGGCCAAAGAAGCGCCGCCGTATTGAACGACTAATGGGCACTCCGTTTTTTCAGATAGACGACGGCCATCGGCGGCAGCGTCATCGACAGCGAGTACGGGCGTCCGTACATCGGCATCTCCTCGGCGTAAATCACACCTTCGTTGCCGATCTCCCACCCTTCGTACGCCTTGGCCTGCGAGTTGAAGATCTCCACGTATTCGCCGCCGTCCGGCAGTGCCAGGCGGTACCCCTCGCGCGTTTCGTCGGCGAAGTTGCAGACGACATAGACCGTCTCATCGGGGTTGTCGCTTTTGCGCATG is a genomic window of Sulfurimonas sp. HSL1-2 containing:
- a CDS encoding phospholipase D-like domain-containing protein yields the protein MNFDWLQLLFFHTFVILGELMVIASLLHMIYQRRTPSSMMAWMLAIVLLPYLAVPLYFVLGSRKRRSRYLKTAFDMRETEAAVTQANPIDGILRNNGIPGATSGNRFTMLFEGTEAYSALLEQIRTARESIWLSTYVFKHDAVTAALAEALIAKRREGVEVKLLIDALGSWPLYFWQFPLGALRKAGVEVCFFMPILRMPFRNYINLRNHRKIYLFDRTTVLTGGMNLSGEYMGPLPDAKRWEDLLFRIEGPAAYHYAEIFAADWAYAAEAPPPVPGTPVHTDGDAYVQVVPSGPDVPGDALFEALLSAVYAARERIWIVTPYFVPDASLMQALTIANTKGVDVKLITPRESNHLLADLARSSYMRELEEAGIHVALYEGTMLHAKAILFDDLGAMLGSVNIDNRSLLLNYEVVSFAYSERIISETESWMEKLMKRSTVSIRPAGRFRRLGENLMRLIAPQL
- a CDS encoding pyridoxamine 5'-phosphate oxidase family protein, coding for MLDFLSAFRSTVIGTTDADGFPFASYAPFVRDDHRYYVFISDIARHAANLRREGRASLFFIEDECNAENLFARKRVSLQCETRIVPREDERFDAVMSRFMKTFSPGMISGLMQMQDFHLHEFTPVGGEAVFGFGEAYTLGGEHMETLLPRRGGGHKKG
- a CDS encoding class II SORL domain-containing protein, producing the protein MPTINRYVDIDTVEREAKKDYIDRHSPFIHCAATAKKGEKFPVTVKMGNEYTHPDDPDHFIESIRLFNGETLLGEASFTSGMLGGQDMKGHAEVTFNIIPSKKMKLVAQAYCTKHGLWENEPVEVTVED
- the glgP gene encoding alpha-glucan family phosphorylase, with product MILHDYDFDPKYAKPVAYFSMEFAIHQALKIYSGGLGFLAGSHMRSAYDLRQNMVGVGILWSYGYYDQGRHEDRSLKINFIRKHYYFLKDLGIRATVKIHGQEVHIKAYYLPPDIFSSAPVVLLSTDIPENDFLARTITHKLYDANEETRISQEIVLGIGGVKVLESLKHSVDIYHLNEGHALPLAYELYKRYGTLEELKQHVAFTTHTPEAAGNEEHNLHLLHRFGFFNGLSLEEVRQVTGEQGENFNLTVGALRASKITNAVSKFHGEVANRMWADCEGRSEIISITNAQNRRYWTDKGMQAALDSHEDYELLARKKHLKRQLFNIVADQTGKMFDPDVLTIVWARRFAEYKRPGLLKLDFERFKALIERTEHPIQVIWAGKPYPFDTSAVNLFNELIHISHQFKRMAVLAGYELELSAILKKGSDIWLNTPRVSREASGTSGMSASMNGTLHLSTDDGWHPEFAINGMNAFTIPPIDHSTPTEEQDREDNKNLMDMLEDQIIPLYYDHPEQWTHMMKRAMADVIPKFDSGRMAHEYYELMYK
- a CDS encoding YbgC/FadM family acyl-CoA thioesterase, whose amino-acid sequence is MTIRVYYEDTDTGGVVYYANYLKFCERARSELFFSKGESPLFEGGHFVVRHIEADYLGSAVLGDLLEVSVEVVSVRGTGLQMHQKVRRGDELLFTLDVQLVYLMTDGRIGRLDAARKEKLKALLEE
- a CDS encoding uracil-DNA glycosylase → MKSYQNAALLQNLYRLKALGFDYCDPVIVNPRGAPGELPNDLAALQRIASSCHLCDLAKIRRQSMAGTGSGSAELMIIDAYVSMAQDESGDYFAGRSGASLESMITNVLGLDPAAVYLTHAVKCKGAGTQKPTASECSSCKPYWRKEIELVRPKVIVTLGPDAYSIVTDDSTPFEQVRGHKIDYDKGTLLVPLYHPQYLLRNPSLKKVTFFDLQNIKAAL
- a CDS encoding glucose-6-phosphate isomerase, with product MLRFDRDFTFEGSEAQHRVMEEAFAVVTEEHKGRIGYYDLPEGSQSLVEAAKALETQNSLLASGAVTDIAVIGIGGSSLGIKAVDSLLASRGTKKRALHFFENSDPIDITRTMAKLTKEKTLFIVISKSGGTIETTSIFKTLIAHFGLELEGADRERIIVITDKGSGLSQFGDAYGLGQYNIPDNVGGRFSVLSAVGIIPLTLAGYDTAALLEGAGSFLGSFFGGKEQHLLEKACFLYEHEREQSINVLFSYANDLENFTKWYVQLWGESLGKIDAMGSHVGMTPVGLIGSVDQHSFLQLLIEGPKDKTVTFISIEDFGVPLTIPEISLKHIEKTDFINGKSFNTLINAQCAATRESLVRSGVPTDGIVIETIDAPSVGAMIIYYELLTSLVGAMLLVNTYDQPGVELGKVILYETFTDKG